In the Branchiostoma floridae strain S238N-H82 unplaced genomic scaffold, Bfl_VNyyK Sc7u5tJ_1554, whole genome shotgun sequence genome, catacacaaaatgaagcgcttaccaacaagctttcgatcagtcctctgattctTCTCAAGGGAGTGAAAGATgctatctacatcagagcccatcaaccttccctcaaccaagACGGGGAccgataccgactgtcaagcacctttgaccctttactgacgtcacacttccgttccggaagtgcgacttaggttttgggtcattacaacttgagaaggatcagaggactgatcgaaagcttgttggtaagcgctttattttgtgtacggacaTAAGGTCTTAAAAATTGCATCATTATGTGTACTAATTACTTGTCCTAGAGTCTATAATGcctaatactacatgtatatagtttgTGCATGTAGATCTGCCTGCCTAAGTCTAGTTCAGTCAGTTCCTTTTGGATCTTTGGGCTGCTACAAATTGGATAGCATCCCTCAAGGCTTAATGTAGAATGGATGAATAattgatgtaaaatgtaatatttctttAACATTTCCCACCTATAGTTTCTAGAAAAAGGTCATTTAGAATTGACAGccaaatactagtagatgaCTAACCTGCAGTTTCTGTTCCAATTGCTAGGTGGAGTACAACTTCAAGACAGATGCCTCCAACCTGATACAGAACAACACCCTGGCCACTCTGTACGAGAGGAATGCAGAGGCCCTCGGGGTGACAAACTGTCCGGACAAGTCCGTAACGGGCGCCATTTCCGGCTCGACGGACATGGGGAACGTCACGCATGTCGTACCCGGTATCCACCCGATGTTCGCTCTACCGACAGACGCTTCTATTCACTCACGCCACTTTACAGAGGAAGCTGGTACTGcaggcattttgtttttgtcctaATTTGAATTCTAGTTGCAAACCTAAGGTATTCAACTTGTTAGGCTGTGTAGCTTATCATAAcaccacacttacggaaaagagtaTGGGTCTTTTCCAGTTTGAGTTAGGGTTGGTTACCGGTACGGTTTACCAGTGCAAAAACTCAGGTTTGTcgtgttggactggtccagaaaaaacagacctgaaataAATCAGttgaccggattttggaccaattaaAATGTTAACAGATTAACAGTCGTTTACGTGTTTCTGGGCTTACAGGTTTAAGGCGAGAACAAGAGCGAAAAataggagagttgatagtcatttttaccattaggttcaagtccggacctggatcTGATGCTCTGAAactgaaccgtacctgtacctgaattttctgtaccagtacctacCCCTAGAGTGAGTGGGTTGAAAAGGGGGTAGGGAATGTTCTCGAACAGCCTTCGTAGCTCATGCTTTTGTcattgagtcagttagtcctcacttaAAGTTGGACGAGCTCATGATGTTTCTCACTAAggctacaaaattaatgtatgttgattcaattatatggatGGAATCCACAAGCATTGATTTTTGTCCAtgaagttttcaaccatactgtaaatcataccaAGCAGATGCAAAAGGAACAAGTATATGCCATGAATTGCAAATTGAACCGCATTAATATTGTGTATGGTGGTGCATAGCCTTAACTTAAGTGCAAAACGGAACAGGAGCTTGGTTTTATAATTGACTCTATCTAGAATATGTTGTGAATGGTTTATCATTTTCTAGAATATTTTATACCAGACACCTTGTCTTATTAGACTATGATTGTTTGATTTTCAGGTAAGCGAGAGGCCCAGCCCTACGCCCTGAACCAGGCTAAGGCCCTGGCCATGACGGCCATCGATGTCATCTGTCAATCACAGCTGATGGACACCATCAGGGAGGAGTTTAAACAAGACTTGGCCAATGATTAGATTCCATCAGGAAATCAACCAAATGTCTAGAGTACTCACATTGCATTCAGTAGACTGATGGTTCAAACCTCAGTATGGTTATATGTACCAAGtaggggttggtaccggtacggtgtactggtacaaaaccgtgtttttcttcttggaatggtccagaaaaaaacggacctgaaaaaattggtggatcggatgttggaccaattcaggtccggacctggacctgatcctctggacctgaaccgtacctgaacctgaatgTTGTGTACTGGTACCCAACCCTAGTACCAAGTATTACagactttaaccctattcagaccgggggggggggggggcttttgaggcccgcgctaacttcgatgtcctataacgccagaacgccttacgctgaagccaccaaatttggtaagttttcctaaaatattgttggcaacaatttcgcgaagtttgacaaattttccattttttcgtgttgccatgacaaccgtttgctgacaggcagttttgccaaaaatcacaatttttggttctaacaatgaaTTTTTCACATTTAGTTGCTATATTACtactattttgttacataaataaaatcttatattatttagcatatctttcataattatatatgcataaattatgctaatttgatgacatcatcagcccaaaatccaagatggcggaccgtatggccagatcaagaataacaagcttattttcccttaaaatttgtaactacctggtattttttcatcaaaaaccatctaaatgaatgaatttagtctatttccattgccctttgtgattatttgttgcaaaaaaagaagttttaaaaattcaaggtggtggatataatatggcggagcctatctcgtatcttagatgtgcatgacgttatcgatgttgctattggcaatacaagtcgtaataaacattattattctgttatctgcacttattgttacatttttgtagtataacttgaagttttctgagaatacccttttttcatgggtccggccaatataatcaaattgatgacgtcataattacgccatcttacgtcaacgtaacgtcaaacgtcaaatacttgtcagatattatgacgatataatgtcctgaaaattttgtgaccttacggcacgtcgttcgagagttagaggacttagaagtggagggcctcaaaagcccccccccccccggtccagggatgaccaaaaaagcccggtctgaatagggttaaaaagaACACATCTTTATTCAGCAACCATAGAGCAATTACTGTTTCTTTGATTGGACATGCAGTTTGTCTATTATTATCAGTCATGACAATCAAAATTTATGAGGGAAGTAAGTATGAACATGTTGTATTTGGACCAAGTGCCTTTTTAAATTGATTACTTTTTGATTTCcctggcaaaaaaaaattaagaaagtGGGGTTAAATTGATTGTTGTAGTTGATAATAAGACAGGGGTTTTCAATTGCAATTtactgaaaagtcataaaatgaCTGCTGCTGAATGATTAAAGTAATCTGGTTATAAAAGCACAGAGAAGAATAGCAAACATAAAACCGCAGAATGTCACATCCTCCGTTTCGATCCCAATTTGAATacgagatatatatatatgttgtttttttattgaaagcGGAGTTTTGCCACTGAATTCCAAACCAATGTGTAAGCATAAAAATATTGTGATGATAGAAGAGTTACTAAGACGATACATAAGTACCTACTTTCGCGGCAATCAGTATTCTTTCCAGTTGCTTGGTGCGTTCGACAAAGTTTGGGACGTCAAATTTGACTGACCTATCTTAAATATCTTACAATAAACACAATCGTACAAACGTGAGGATTTTCCATATTCTGTCTGCGTTGACTCCCATGAATATTATTAACCATATTAATAACCATACGGGAGGGGGCGTATAGGCGGCGTGTAAAAATGTAATCTGATGTCTCTAGGACGAGTGTCGGTCGTTGATGGATTAATTGCATTGTTTGTTCTTATATTTTCATCAGCATGAGATAGATTGAAACCATAAAACCAAGGCTATTATAAGAAGCCTAGAAAGAACATTAACGCCTAGCTACGTACAGCAGGCAAGCTATGTTTCAAGAATGTGATCGTATTTAATATTTAATTTTCTATGTGTGTATTTCTATGTGTACATTGGAGGGTGGCAGaaagcaaataaagatcatcttattttctttgttaagaAATGACAGACGACTATACTTTGTCACACATTGTGATATATTGACATATTCAATAATTAAGCAAAGAAAGCATTACACGTCTCCTTGTTTTGTTTCAAGTAAGTTTTCTTTCTGCGGTAACCTCTCAAACATGATTTGCGAATATGCGTCTCCAAAATTTTTAGAATCTCgtgaaattaagaaaaaaatagatgATATTGCAGTATTTGTCTAATTCAACTATGTATGTaagaaataataaataaaataactttattgcacaacaattgtacgaggtacaaagtatggcatctacataactacagtgctataacttaacttagggcttatctaactaatacaggagttgtagtatgggataagtttcttacaatcattggaaatACAAGTTATAGCTtgtaaaaataatgaaatatgtgAAGTATTACAAACGTCGTTGACATTTGGACGAAAATAGTAGACAAAGTGCattaatacaataatttttgcaaATGAATTTATAAGAATCAACTAACATGCTTCAACATACATGTTCCTTTAGTAGAAATGCACCAATGATACAGAATTTCATGAAATAAAATTCTCATAGTGaaaatatatcatttcaaattttgtaaaatcaacaGGATGTAGTAATGTTTAGAAACAAAATAAGGCGTTGCTGAGTATTTATTTGTCAAATCCAGATGTAAAGAATGTCTGGTTAAAAGAGCTTGGCCAATATTAAGCACATTATTTTCATAGTATAATAATAAGCTTGGCCAATGTTAAGTACATTATGTTTACAGTATAATAATAAGCTTGGCCAATATTAAGTACATTATGTTTACGGTATAATAGTAAGCACTacacaacattgtacaatacaaatacacaaCATAGTGCAGTACAAACACATTAAACAAGAACACAAAGAAAGCATATATTTACTATAAAAGGAAAGTGATCATTTTGCTTTCAAAATCTATCCAGGTGCCCAGGTGTGTTGTTACACAGGTGGCAACGATGGGCTCGAACGCAGTGACCGATGAAATGGTGATAAATGTGTAAACCTTCTCTAGTGCTATTGTCCTTGTATTTTGTTTCAGGACAATATTGTcagattttaaaacaaaatattttgtggtGCTTTGAGGAGGTGCTGCATGAGTGTCCAACAGGTTGTCGCGTAGAGTACTAAATTCCATCTAGTCGGTCATAAACAGAACAATGACTTTAAGTGACGAGGTTGGTGAGTTCTTCTATCCACAAACTACAGTCTTCCTTATCTTGACATTTCTCAGAGTCTgtcatttctttccttctttatCCTTCTTTATCATACCCAGGGGACTCCCTAAACTCCTCCTTAGTTTGGGGAAGCGTGTAGCGATGGGAAGTTTTAATCGGGCTCCTCCTCCCCTTTGTAACGTGCAGGTCCcctcgaagaagaagaagattctGGCTCTGCTCGGCTTTCTCATCAGGACTCGGGAGCTCATGCTGGAGTGACTGACGGACTATTCCCACCTGTCCGATGCACGGGAGCAGAACAGGTGTTGACCAACGTCGCTTATGATTAATATTTCCCTTCCCTCGACCGTATTGGGGGTTGACGAAAACTTCAGTATGTTTCGACGATCCTTGCTTTACGTTCCCCTGTCCGTACTGAGGGTTTAGGAAAACGTCGGAACGTTTTGACAAGTCATACTGAGGGTTCACGAAGACCTGAGCGTAAGGACGTAAAGGTTTGAAACTTTCGTCAGGAATCACTTCATAGTGATGGAGAGAGGATAGGGAACTCCGATGAGACGGAGGGAATGACGAGGGATCACCCATTGCCGGACTGTCACGTTGCTTGAGCGGTGCCTTGTTTCGGATGAGCCAACCCACCGTCAGTCCGACCATAAGACTTACGCTGACGGCAATCATCACTGTGTAGATGAAGTCCAACATGCCATGATGCAGCGCCTGTTGGTGTAGTGGCAGTAAGATGTATTCCACTGGCATCTTCGTATTCGCCACTCCTACTGGGGACTGATCTCCATCACCACTTGCCGAGGAACGGGAGTCGTTTGCTGTTGGGTTGGTCAAAGACAAAGTCATGTTCACTGAGAAGTGTCCCACTGGGTACGTTATGACACAACGATAAGCACCCTCAGTCCACCATAGGAAGGCTTTCTGACTCATGTGAAGCTTGTAGGTCGACTTGCCCATGAAGTTGAGAGTAGAGCTCTCCGTATGGTGGCCAGGACAATTTGTGGTGACTGATAGATAATGCCCTTCTGGAGTCACAGCGTGTTTCAAGTGCGTGGTTATACCATTGCCAGATGTGTTGGATGATGCGCTGATGTTGTTTCCATCTGGACCCACCCAACTGATGTCGGGCTGCTGTTCCCAGTAAACCTCGCACAGGAGAGTGGTTCCGTTGTCAGCACGTGACACCTTGGCTACAGGGGGCGGACATGGCATGTCTTCTCTGGACACCTCTGAGATCTTCTTCCCGGAGAGATGTGGCGGGTAGCTGCAGTAGAGGTTGTGCATTCTTCCTAGCATGATCATCCCAACGGTCTTCAAGCTGTTTAGCGCACAGGTGCAGCGGAAAGGGTTGTTCAACAGCCAAACGAATTTGTCACCAAGATGGACAAGTAATGTTTGCTCCACCGAGGGTAGGATGTTATT is a window encoding:
- the LOC118408085 gene encoding peptidase M20 domain-containing protein 2-like, with amino-acid sequence MVMQSFAIGVEYNFKTDASNLIQNNTLATLYERNAEALGVTNCPDKSVTGAISGSTDMGNVTHVVPGIHPMFALPTDASIHSRHFTEEAGKREAQPYALNQAKALAMTAIDVICQSQLMDTIREEFKQDLAND